From one Suricata suricatta isolate VVHF042 chromosome 8, meerkat_22Aug2017_6uvM2_HiC, whole genome shotgun sequence genomic stretch:
- the BRAT1 gene encoding BRCA1-associated ATM activator 1 isoform X10 codes for MTPVWRSCWTGLKPLLTPQGPPNRKLPACAPNFPSLASALLNSGVAGQMSQMPLGCPPSHRALSLRQKYPFERVQPAVVTGEPVPGDTAVPCAEAPGPESPSPCLLAAPGRHPCCPGGLLPAPAAGGLAAQALWGGRTPGRSRLDRPHCAQRLDPGPVLPHAAPQCPVLPGPQRSPVLSSSSCGLWDTLAQTLSRLRASQAGPLALGILKLQECPKALRAQAFAVLLQPLTCVLEATTQAPGLPGSSGPGLQCGVAAIGPVASSEACAGRGGDPTDGELPLAWPPGSVGGTADAPLTAGMLLPSKAACVGLLCQTLAHLELLQPLVSGAPACGGGGGAWPAPTLPLSQPQRPSPWPWAPLLSAAVTILRLCNGSATPTSDTGTHLCAFLAGCVRVQRAALDFLGTLSQGTGPQELVTQVFAILLEYLTSPDSSPTVLKKAFQATLQWLQSSPKPSGGGDLEPHAQLFLRELLPVLPKRLCSPCWDVRDSGLEFLTQTVRRWGGQAGFRHALLASEVPELTEQLLRDPESYVRASAVAAMGQLSSRGLHIIPASPGHPGAQQKSLLEELLHILSTDSEGFPRRAVMQVFTQWLRDSHADVAADTEHFVARVLRVASQDLDWEVRAQGLELALVFLEQTLGQPSSSCPYAMTPPAAAPPSLVAQALQPFCRVQLFDFAFRALFDCDRPVAQKSCDLLLFLRAKTASYSDQQGSSSGPDVASLEAALQRWQAGDQGQPLGDLEPEAVVAVLRSLDLEGLRGALAESSDHAEQSPLSLLQDMLATAGILGENEADCY; via the exons ATGACACCTGTTTGGAGAAGCTGCTGGACTGGTTTAAAACCATTGCTGACGCCG CAAGGGCCTCCAAACAGGAAGCTCCCAGCCTGTGCCCCAAATTTCCCTTCTCTGGCCTCGGCGCTTCTGAACAGCGGAGTGGCCGGGCAGATGTCTCAGATGCCTCTTGGCTGTCCTCCCTCGCATAGAGCACTCAGTTTAAGACAAAAGTATCCATTTGAGAG GGTCCAGCCTGCTGTTGTTACAGGAGAACCCGTGCCTGGTGACACTGCTGTGCCCTGTGCTGAAGCCCCAGGACCTGAGTCCCCGAGTCCTTGCCTTCTTGCTGCGCCTGGCAGGCATCCTTGCTGCCCAGGAGGATTGCTTCCAGCACCTGCAG CAGGGGGACTTGCTGCCCAGGCTCTTTGGGGAGGCAGGACCCCTGGGAGGAGCCGCCTGGACCGCCCCCACTGTGCGCAGCGGCTGGATCCAGGGCCTGTGCTCCCTCACGCAGCACCCCAGTGCCCTGTGCTTCCTGGCCCACAGCG TTCTCCTGTGCTGAGTTCGTCAAGCTGTGGCCTGTGGGACACTTTGGCACAGACTCTGAGCCGCCTGCGTGCCTCCCAAGCAGGGCCGTTGGCTTTGGGGATCCTGAAACTGCAGGAGTG TCCAAAGGCGCTGAGGGCCCAGGCCTTTGctgtcctcctccagcccctgaccTGTGTCCTTGAAGCCACCACTCAGGCCCCCGGACTTCCAG GAAGCTCTGGGCCTGGTCTCCAGTGTGGGGTGGCAGCCATAGGGCCGGTGGCCAGCAGCGAGGCCTGCGCTGGCCGCGGGGGAGATCCCACTGATGGAGAGCTGCCCCTGGCTTGGCCTCCAGGCTCAGTGGGTGGCACCGCAGATGCACCCCTGACTGCGGGCATGCTGCTCCCCTCCAAGGCGGCCTGCGTGGGTCTGCTGTGCCAGACTCTGGCGCAcctggagctgctgcagccaCTGGTAAGTGGAGCCCCGGCCTGCGGGGGTGGCGGCGGGGCTTGGCCTGCACcaaccctccctctctcccagccccagcgCCCCTCACCCTGGCCTTGGGCACCCCTGCTTAGCGCCGCAGTGACCATCCTGCGGCTCTGCAATGGTTCGGCGACCCCCACCTCCGACACAGGGACCCACCTCTGTGCGTTCCTGGCGGGCTGCGTGCGGGTCCAACGAGCGGCCCTCGATTTCCTGGGGACGCTATCTCAGGGGACAG GTCCCCAAGAGCTGGTGACGCAGGTGTTTGCCATCCTTCTGGAATACCTCACAAGCCCAGACTCCAGCCCCACG GTTCTGAAGAAGGCCTTCCAAGCCACACTCCAGTGGCTCCAGAGCTCCCCCAAGCCCTCTGGCGGTGGTGATTTGGAACCCCATGCCCAGCTCTTCTTGAGAG AACTGCTCCCCGTGCTGCCTAAGCGCCTGTGCAGCCCCTGCTGGGACGTGAGGGACTCTGGCCTCGAGTTCCTGACTCAGACCGTCCGGCGCTGGGGAG GGCAGGCTGGCTTCAGACACGCGCTCCTCGCTTCCGAGGTGCCCGAGCTCACCGAGCAGCTCCTGCGAGATCCTGAGAGTTACGTCCGGGCAAGCGCAGTGGCCGCCATGGGGCAGCTCTCCAGCCGGGGGCTGCACATCATCCCCGCCAGCCCTGGGCACCCAGGGGCCCAGCAG AAGAGCCTGCTCGAGGAGCTCCTACACATCCTGTCCACAGACTCAGAGGGCTTCCCCCGGAGGGCCGTCATGCAGGTCTTCACCCAGTGGCTGAGGGACAGCCACGCCGACGTGGCGGCAGACACGGAACACTTTGTGGCCAGGGTGCTCCGGGTGGCGAGCCAGGATCTGGACTGGGAGGTCCGGGCCCAGGGCCTTGAGCTGGCGCTGGTGTTCCTGGAGCAGACGCTGGGCCAACCCAGCTCCTCCTGTCCCTATGCCATGACCCCACCCGCTGCGGCCCCACCTAGCTTGGTGGCCCAGGCCCTGCAGCCATTCTGCCGAGTGCAGCTCTTTGACTTTGCCTTTCGTGCCTTGTTTGACTGTGACCGACCTGTGGCTCAGAAGTCCTGTGAccttctcctcttcctgaggGCCAAGACTGCTTCCTACAGCGACCAGCAGGGCTCCAGCAGCGGCCCTGATGTGGCCTCCCTGGAGGCTGCCCTACAGAGGTGGCAGGCGGGCGATCAGGGCCAGCCCCTGGGGGACCTGGAGCCCGAGGCCGTGGTGGCTGTGCTGAGGTCTCTGGACCTGGAGGGCCTTCGGGGTGCACTGGCGGAGAGCAGCGACCACGCGGAGCAGAGCCCGCTGTCGCTCTTGCAGGACATGCTGGCCACGGCGGGCATCCTGGGGGAGAATGAGGCAGACTGCTACTGA
- the BRAT1 gene encoding BRCA1-associated ATM activator 1 isoform X3: protein MDPECSQLLPALCAVLADPRQPVADDTCLEKLLDWFKTIADAGSSLLLLQENPCLVTLLCPVLKPQDLSPRVLAFLLRLAGILAAQEDCFQHLQQGDLLPRLFGEAGPLGGAAWTAPTVRSGWIQGLCSLTQHPSALCFLAHSGAVDTIFSLQGDSSLFVASAAGQLLVHILGLSMQAPAEGHPSLQPAHWPACAQKIVGHIEESLRATATPQVTQALNVLTTMFSHCHDPWTQVLWVHLSPLVACLLEKDPVPAAHSLVDLLLSVARSPVLSSSSCGLWDTLAQTLSRLRASQAGPLALGILKLQECPKALRAQAFAVLLQPLTCVLEATTQAPGLPGSSGPGLQCGVAAIGPVASSEACAGRGGDPTDGELPLAWPPGSVGGTADAPLTAGMLLPSKAACVGLLCQTLAHLELLQPLPQRPSPWPWAPLLSAAVTILRLCNGSATPTSDTGTHLCAFLAGCVRVQRAALDFLGTLSQGTGPQELVTQVFAILLEYLTSPDSSPTVLKKAFQATLQWLQSSPKPSGGGDLEPHAQLFLRELLPVLPKRLCSPCWDVRDSGLEFLTQTVRRWGGQAGFRHALLASEVPELTEQLLRDPESYVRASAVAAMGQLSSRGLHIIPASPGHPGAQQKSLLEELLHILSTDSEGFPRRAVMQVFTQWLRDSHADVAADTEHFVARVLRVASQDLDWEVRAQGLELALVFLEQTLGQPSSSCPYAMTPPAAAPPSLVAQALQPFCRVQLFDFAFRALFDCDRPVAQKSCDLLLFLRAKTASYSDQQGSSSGPDVASLEAALQRWQAGDQGQPLGDLEPEAVVAVLRSLDLEGLRGALAESSDHAEQSPLSLLQDMLATAGILGENEADCY from the exons ATGGACCCAGAGTGCTCCCAGCTCCTCCCGGCTCTCTGTGCCGTTCTGGCAGACCCCAGGCAGCCCGTGGCAGATGACACCTGTTTGGAGAAGCTGCTGGACTGGTTTAAAACCATTGCTGACGCCG GGTCCAGCCTGCTGTTGTTACAGGAGAACCCGTGCCTGGTGACACTGCTGTGCCCTGTGCTGAAGCCCCAGGACCTGAGTCCCCGAGTCCTTGCCTTCTTGCTGCGCCTGGCAGGCATCCTTGCTGCCCAGGAGGATTGCTTCCAGCACCTGCAG CAGGGGGACTTGCTGCCCAGGCTCTTTGGGGAGGCAGGACCCCTGGGAGGAGCCGCCTGGACCGCCCCCACTGTGCGCAGCGGCTGGATCCAGGGCCTGTGCTCCCTCACGCAGCACCCCAGTGCCCTGTGCTTCCTGGCCCACAGCG GTGCCGTTGACACCATCTTCTCCCTGCAGGGAGACTCCAGCCTGTTTGTGGCCTCGGCAGCTGGGCAGCTCCTAGTGCACATCCTGGGCTTGTCGATGCAGGCCCCCGCTGAGGGACaccccagcctgcagcctgcccaTTGGCCAGCATGTGCCCAGAAGATCGTGGGTCACATTGAGGAGTCCTTGCGCGCCACGGCCACCCCGCAGGTCACACAGGCTCTAAATGTCCTGACCACCATGTTCAGCCACTGCCATGACCCTTGGACGCAAGTCCTGTGGGTGCATTTGAGTCCCCTTGTGGCCTGTCTGCTCGAGAAAGACCCCGTCCCCGCTGCACACTCGCTCGTGGACCTCCTCCTCAGCGTGGCCCG TTCTCCTGTGCTGAGTTCGTCAAGCTGTGGCCTGTGGGACACTTTGGCACAGACTCTGAGCCGCCTGCGTGCCTCCCAAGCAGGGCCGTTGGCTTTGGGGATCCTGAAACTGCAGGAGTG TCCAAAGGCGCTGAGGGCCCAGGCCTTTGctgtcctcctccagcccctgaccTGTGTCCTTGAAGCCACCACTCAGGCCCCCGGACTTCCAG GAAGCTCTGGGCCTGGTCTCCAGTGTGGGGTGGCAGCCATAGGGCCGGTGGCCAGCAGCGAGGCCTGCGCTGGCCGCGGGGGAGATCCCACTGATGGAGAGCTGCCCCTGGCTTGGCCTCCAGGCTCAGTGGGTGGCACCGCAGATGCACCCCTGACTGCGGGCATGCTGCTCCCCTCCAAGGCGGCCTGCGTGGGTCTGCTGTGCCAGACTCTGGCGCAcctggagctgctgcagccaCTG ccccagcgCCCCTCACCCTGGCCTTGGGCACCCCTGCTTAGCGCCGCAGTGACCATCCTGCGGCTCTGCAATGGTTCGGCGACCCCCACCTCCGACACAGGGACCCACCTCTGTGCGTTCCTGGCGGGCTGCGTGCGGGTCCAACGAGCGGCCCTCGATTTCCTGGGGACGCTATCTCAGGGGACAG GTCCCCAAGAGCTGGTGACGCAGGTGTTTGCCATCCTTCTGGAATACCTCACAAGCCCAGACTCCAGCCCCACG GTTCTGAAGAAGGCCTTCCAAGCCACACTCCAGTGGCTCCAGAGCTCCCCCAAGCCCTCTGGCGGTGGTGATTTGGAACCCCATGCCCAGCTCTTCTTGAGAG AACTGCTCCCCGTGCTGCCTAAGCGCCTGTGCAGCCCCTGCTGGGACGTGAGGGACTCTGGCCTCGAGTTCCTGACTCAGACCGTCCGGCGCTGGGGAG GGCAGGCTGGCTTCAGACACGCGCTCCTCGCTTCCGAGGTGCCCGAGCTCACCGAGCAGCTCCTGCGAGATCCTGAGAGTTACGTCCGGGCAAGCGCAGTGGCCGCCATGGGGCAGCTCTCCAGCCGGGGGCTGCACATCATCCCCGCCAGCCCTGGGCACCCAGGGGCCCAGCAG AAGAGCCTGCTCGAGGAGCTCCTACACATCCTGTCCACAGACTCAGAGGGCTTCCCCCGGAGGGCCGTCATGCAGGTCTTCACCCAGTGGCTGAGGGACAGCCACGCCGACGTGGCGGCAGACACGGAACACTTTGTGGCCAGGGTGCTCCGGGTGGCGAGCCAGGATCTGGACTGGGAGGTCCGGGCCCAGGGCCTTGAGCTGGCGCTGGTGTTCCTGGAGCAGACGCTGGGCCAACCCAGCTCCTCCTGTCCCTATGCCATGACCCCACCCGCTGCGGCCCCACCTAGCTTGGTGGCCCAGGCCCTGCAGCCATTCTGCCGAGTGCAGCTCTTTGACTTTGCCTTTCGTGCCTTGTTTGACTGTGACCGACCTGTGGCTCAGAAGTCCTGTGAccttctcctcttcctgaggGCCAAGACTGCTTCCTACAGCGACCAGCAGGGCTCCAGCAGCGGCCCTGATGTGGCCTCCCTGGAGGCTGCCCTACAGAGGTGGCAGGCGGGCGATCAGGGCCAGCCCCTGGGGGACCTGGAGCCCGAGGCCGTGGTGGCTGTGCTGAGGTCTCTGGACCTGGAGGGCCTTCGGGGTGCACTGGCGGAGAGCAGCGACCACGCGGAGCAGAGCCCGCTGTCGCTCTTGCAGGACATGCTGGCCACGGCGGGCATCCTGGGGGAGAATGAGGCAGACTGCTACTGA
- the BRAT1 gene encoding BRCA1-associated ATM activator 1 isoform X2, producing the protein MDPECSQLLPALCAVLADPRQPVADDTCLEKLLDWFKTIADAGSSLLLLQENPCLVTLLCPVLKPQDLSPRVLAFLLRLAGILAAQEDCFQHLQQGDLLPRLFGEAGPLGGAAWTAPTVRSGWIQGLCSLTQHPSALCFLAHSGAVDTIFSLQGDSSLFVASAAGQLLVHILGLSMQAPAEGHPSLQPAHWPACAQKIVGHIEESLRATATPQVTQALNVLTTMFSHCHDPWTQVLWVHLSPLVACLLEKDPVPAAHSLVDLLLSVARSPVLSSSSCGLWDTLAQTLSRLRASQAGPLALGILKLQECPKALRAQAFAVLLQPLTCVLEATTQAPGLPGSSGPGLQCGVAAIGPVASSEACAGRGGDPTDGELPLAWPPGSVGGTADAPLTAGMLLPSKAACVGLLCQTLAHLELLQPLVSGAPACGGGGGAWPAPTLPLSQPQRPSPWPWAPLLSAAVTILRLCNGSATPTSDTGTHLCAFLAGCVRVQRAALDFLGTLSQGTGPQELVTQVFAILLEYLTSPDSSPTVLKKAFQATLQWLQSSPKPSGGGDLEPHAQLFLRELLPVLPKRLCSPCWDVRDSGLEFLTQTVRRWGGQAGFRHALLASEVPELTEQLLRDPESYVRASAVAAMGQLSSRGLHIIPASPGHPGAQQSLLEELLHILSTDSEGFPRRAVMQVFTQWLRDSHADVAADTEHFVARVLRVASQDLDWEVRAQGLELALVFLEQTLGQPSSSCPYAMTPPAAAPPSLVAQALQPFCRVQLFDFAFRALFDCDRPVAQKSCDLLLFLRAKTASYSDQQGSSSGPDVASLEAALQRWQAGDQGQPLGDLEPEAVVAVLRSLDLEGLRGALAESSDHAEQSPLSLLQDMLATAGILGENEADCY; encoded by the exons ATGGACCCAGAGTGCTCCCAGCTCCTCCCGGCTCTCTGTGCCGTTCTGGCAGACCCCAGGCAGCCCGTGGCAGATGACACCTGTTTGGAGAAGCTGCTGGACTGGTTTAAAACCATTGCTGACGCCG GGTCCAGCCTGCTGTTGTTACAGGAGAACCCGTGCCTGGTGACACTGCTGTGCCCTGTGCTGAAGCCCCAGGACCTGAGTCCCCGAGTCCTTGCCTTCTTGCTGCGCCTGGCAGGCATCCTTGCTGCCCAGGAGGATTGCTTCCAGCACCTGCAG CAGGGGGACTTGCTGCCCAGGCTCTTTGGGGAGGCAGGACCCCTGGGAGGAGCCGCCTGGACCGCCCCCACTGTGCGCAGCGGCTGGATCCAGGGCCTGTGCTCCCTCACGCAGCACCCCAGTGCCCTGTGCTTCCTGGCCCACAGCG GTGCCGTTGACACCATCTTCTCCCTGCAGGGAGACTCCAGCCTGTTTGTGGCCTCGGCAGCTGGGCAGCTCCTAGTGCACATCCTGGGCTTGTCGATGCAGGCCCCCGCTGAGGGACaccccagcctgcagcctgcccaTTGGCCAGCATGTGCCCAGAAGATCGTGGGTCACATTGAGGAGTCCTTGCGCGCCACGGCCACCCCGCAGGTCACACAGGCTCTAAATGTCCTGACCACCATGTTCAGCCACTGCCATGACCCTTGGACGCAAGTCCTGTGGGTGCATTTGAGTCCCCTTGTGGCCTGTCTGCTCGAGAAAGACCCCGTCCCCGCTGCACACTCGCTCGTGGACCTCCTCCTCAGCGTGGCCCG TTCTCCTGTGCTGAGTTCGTCAAGCTGTGGCCTGTGGGACACTTTGGCACAGACTCTGAGCCGCCTGCGTGCCTCCCAAGCAGGGCCGTTGGCTTTGGGGATCCTGAAACTGCAGGAGTG TCCAAAGGCGCTGAGGGCCCAGGCCTTTGctgtcctcctccagcccctgaccTGTGTCCTTGAAGCCACCACTCAGGCCCCCGGACTTCCAG GAAGCTCTGGGCCTGGTCTCCAGTGTGGGGTGGCAGCCATAGGGCCGGTGGCCAGCAGCGAGGCCTGCGCTGGCCGCGGGGGAGATCCCACTGATGGAGAGCTGCCCCTGGCTTGGCCTCCAGGCTCAGTGGGTGGCACCGCAGATGCACCCCTGACTGCGGGCATGCTGCTCCCCTCCAAGGCGGCCTGCGTGGGTCTGCTGTGCCAGACTCTGGCGCAcctggagctgctgcagccaCTGGTAAGTGGAGCCCCGGCCTGCGGGGGTGGCGGCGGGGCTTGGCCTGCACcaaccctccctctctcccagccccagcgCCCCTCACCCTGGCCTTGGGCACCCCTGCTTAGCGCCGCAGTGACCATCCTGCGGCTCTGCAATGGTTCGGCGACCCCCACCTCCGACACAGGGACCCACCTCTGTGCGTTCCTGGCGGGCTGCGTGCGGGTCCAACGAGCGGCCCTCGATTTCCTGGGGACGCTATCTCAGGGGACAG GTCCCCAAGAGCTGGTGACGCAGGTGTTTGCCATCCTTCTGGAATACCTCACAAGCCCAGACTCCAGCCCCACG GTTCTGAAGAAGGCCTTCCAAGCCACACTCCAGTGGCTCCAGAGCTCCCCCAAGCCCTCTGGCGGTGGTGATTTGGAACCCCATGCCCAGCTCTTCTTGAGAG AACTGCTCCCCGTGCTGCCTAAGCGCCTGTGCAGCCCCTGCTGGGACGTGAGGGACTCTGGCCTCGAGTTCCTGACTCAGACCGTCCGGCGCTGGGGAG GGCAGGCTGGCTTCAGACACGCGCTCCTCGCTTCCGAGGTGCCCGAGCTCACCGAGCAGCTCCTGCGAGATCCTGAGAGTTACGTCCGGGCAAGCGCAGTGGCCGCCATGGGGCAGCTCTCCAGCCGGGGGCTGCACATCATCCCCGCCAGCCCTGGGCACCCAGGGGCCCAGCAG AGCCTGCTCGAGGAGCTCCTACACATCCTGTCCACAGACTCAGAGGGCTTCCCCCGGAGGGCCGTCATGCAGGTCTTCACCCAGTGGCTGAGGGACAGCCACGCCGACGTGGCGGCAGACACGGAACACTTTGTGGCCAGGGTGCTCCGGGTGGCGAGCCAGGATCTGGACTGGGAGGTCCGGGCCCAGGGCCTTGAGCTGGCGCTGGTGTTCCTGGAGCAGACGCTGGGCCAACCCAGCTCCTCCTGTCCCTATGCCATGACCCCACCCGCTGCGGCCCCACCTAGCTTGGTGGCCCAGGCCCTGCAGCCATTCTGCCGAGTGCAGCTCTTTGACTTTGCCTTTCGTGCCTTGTTTGACTGTGACCGACCTGTGGCTCAGAAGTCCTGTGAccttctcctcttcctgaggGCCAAGACTGCTTCCTACAGCGACCAGCAGGGCTCCAGCAGCGGCCCTGATGTGGCCTCCCTGGAGGCTGCCCTACAGAGGTGGCAGGCGGGCGATCAGGGCCAGCCCCTGGGGGACCTGGAGCCCGAGGCCGTGGTGGCTGTGCTGAGGTCTCTGGACCTGGAGGGCCTTCGGGGTGCACTGGCGGAGAGCAGCGACCACGCGGAGCAGAGCCCGCTGTCGCTCTTGCAGGACATGCTGGCCACGGCGGGCATCCTGGGGGAGAATGAGGCAGACTGCTACTGA